AGAAGATATGACGATGTTGGAGTTTAAATTTATGCAAATGCTACCGTTTCCCGGGAAGCTTGGCTTAATGGGGTTGTCGGCCGGGTTTAATGTGAAGATTGCGGAGCAGGAATTAGTGAAAAAAAAGAATGAGATAAAAGAGAATGTCTCGAAGGCTTATTATGATATTGTTTATCTAAACAAAGCCCTGGATATTTCCGAGAAAAATAAACAACTCCTGATGAATACAGTCGCCATTGCCGATGAAAAATATAGATCCGGGACCGCAATGCAGTCGGATGTCTTAAAGGCTCAGGTGGAAGTTTCCAGAATGGGGTTGGATATTAATATGTTAAAGCAGGAAAAACATTCCGCTCTCGCGTTATTGAGCGCTTTGCTAAACGAAAAGAAAGAGATCACACTGGAAAATACAGTGTTGGAAAGAAATAAAACCGAAATTAATGAAGAAAAAGTAATTGCAATAGCTTTGGAGGACAATCCCGAGTTGAAAATTGCCGCTCTCGGTGTGGAAAAAAACAAAGCAGACCTCGACGTTGCGGGAAGCCGGCTTTTACCGGATTTTAATCTTTCCCTCTCTTATGGCCTGAGACAGGATAATCCGGTTACCGGCATGAAAAGAAGCGGAATGATAACTCTTATGCTGGATATGAGCCTGCCTTTTCTCTGGGGTAGCGCGGGATTTGAAGTGAAAGAGAATGAAGCTGAGAAAGAAGTCAAAAAAGCGGTGTATGAAAATACGACTAACACTATCACCTCTATGCTTAAGGAGATTGTTTCAAGGATATCGAAAAACAGGGCAAATATTGAATTGTACGAGTCCGGCATTTTACCGCAATCAAGGCAGAATATAAATATTTCTCAGGAAGGGTATAAATCAGGGAAGCTGGACTTTTTGACATTGCTGGACAGCCAGATGACTTTGTATAAATATGAATTGGAGTATTACCGGGAGCTGGCGGAACATCAGAAGAATTTTTCCGGGATGGAAACTCTGTTAGGGGGAGAATATAAATGATATTACTGAATAAGGGCGGGTTAAAATACGTTATTATCGCGGTTCTGGTGCTTCTACTCGGTACGACCGGTGTAATCCTCTACCAAGGACATAAGAGCGGGGCCAAAGATGTTAAACAAATAAAGTATCATTGCCCCATGCATCCTGCTTATATTGCCGACAAACCGGGGGATTGCCCCATCTGCGGTATGAAATTGGTCCCGATGGAAAATAAGGAAGAGGGAAAGAAGAAAATAATCTACAGGTCCACGATGATGCCCGTTGAAATTTCCGATAAACCGGGGAAGGATTCCATGGGTATGGATATGGTAAAAGAAGAAATAACGGTGGACGCAGAACCTTCAAAGGTTTCCGGTCTGGAAAAAATTTCCATAACCGGAGAGCAGGAACAGCTTATAGGTGTGAAAACCGAAAAAATTACAAAGCGCAATTTAACGGCGGATATCAGGGCGTCCGGCAGAGTGGCGCATGATGAAGAACTCTATAATGCTCTTTCGGAGTACAAACAGACGCTTGTCACCTATGCTGATATGAAAAACAGTAAAATTTCCGGAGAAAACCTGAAACAAACGGAAGAAATGCTTCAGGCCATAAGATTCAAACTGGCGCATATGGGTATCTCCGTAGAACTCGCGGATAGAATGGTGAAAGAAAATAAATTCTCTAATCTTCTGTATACGAATAAGTCCGGCGGAATCGTCTGGATCTACGCGCAGGTGTATGATTACGAGTTTGGATTAATAAAAGAAGGTCAGGTCATAGAGGCCTCTACAACCGCGGTTCCGGGAAAAAAGTTCAAAGGTGCGGTAATATCTGTCGGTTCATATCTTGATGCCGAGACAAGGACCCTGAGAGTAAGAGCCGAAGTTGAAAATCCGGGCGGCTTATTAAAACCCGATATGTATGTCGACACTTTAGTTCATGTTCTGTTGGGTCAGAAATTGGCTATTCCGGTTACGGCCGTAATGGATACCGGTACCAGGAAAGTCGTGTTTGTCAAGACAAGCTCGGGGGTGTATGAGCCGAGGGAAATAGTAGCAGGGGCAGAAGGGGATAATTATTACGAGGTAATTTTCGGTGTTTCTGAAGGTGAAGAAGTTGTAACCTCCGCAAATTTCCTGATTGATTCAGAATCAAGACTTAAGTCAATGACCAAATAAAACAAGCACTAAGAAAAGCAATGACTAAGAAATAAGCACTAAGCACTAAAAAGGAAGTTTATTAATATAGATACAAAGATTTTGTTTTAGATTTAGTTATTAGGTTTTAGTAATTGTTTAGTGCTTAGAATTTAGATCTTAGTGATTAATTTTAACAAGGAGTTTATCGTATGCTCGAACGGATAGTTGAATTTTCTGCGAAAAACAAAATATTAATAATAATATTTACACTGGCGGCTATACTCTTTTCTGTTTATGCGGTCAAAAATATACCTTTGGATGCCATTCCTGATTTGTCTGATACTCAGGTCATTGTATATTCAAAATGGGACAGAAGTCCTGACATAATTGAAGATCAGGTTACATATCCCATCGTTTCCAGTTTACTTGGAGTACCGAAAGTAAAGGCCGTTCGCGGCTTCTCTGATTTCGGGTTTTCTTATGTCTACATAATCTTTCAGGATGGTACTGATATATATTGGGCAAGAAGCCGTGTTCTGGAATATCTGAGCAAGATCCAGTCAAAACTGCCGGAAGGCGTGAGTACCGAACTTGGCCCGGATGCGACGGGTGTGGGTTGGGTTTACCAATATACGCTGGTTGATAAATCAGGGAAAAATGACCTTTCGGATTTAAGAAGCTTTCAGGATTGGTATATGCGGTATTATCTGCAGTCCGTTCCGGGCGTAGCTGAAGTGGCTTCAATCGGCGGTTTTCAAAAACAGTATCAGGTTAATATTGATCCTAATGCTTTGTTGAGCTACAAGATACCTCTGATGAAAGTTTCGGATGCGGTCCGTGCAAATAACAATGATACTGGCGGCAGGTTGATAGAGTTCAGCGGTGCGGAATACATGATTCGCGGAAAGGGCTACATAAAAAATGTGGCTGATATAGAAAAAATAGTCGTCGGCAGGAGTATGCAGGGTACTCCTGTTCTCATAAAAAATATAGGTAAAGTAGTAATAGGCCCGGATATCAGGAGAGGTTCCGCAGATTTAAACGGGGAAGGAGATACTGTCGGAGGTATTGTAGTTATCAGACATGGTGAGAATGCTCTGAATGTTATAAACCGCGTAAAAGCAAAGTTAGAAGAGATAAAACCTTCTTTGCCCGCCGGCGTAGAAATAGTCACGGCTTACGACCGTTCAGACCTTATACACCGAGCCATTGAGACCTTAAAGAGTCAGCTGTTCGAAGAGATGCTAATAGTGAGTCTCGTTATTATGTTGTTCTTGTGGCATATACCCTCAGCTATCGTCCCTATAGTAACTATTCCCGTCTCAATATTATTATCTTTCAGTTTAATGTTCTTATTCCGGATCCCAATAAATATCATGTCCTTATCCGGTATCGCGATTTCCATAGGTGTTCTTGTTGATGGCGCTATCATTGAAGTGGAGAACGCGTATAAAAAACTTGAGTTGTGGAAAGAAGGTGGAGAAGTCGGGGACCCCCATGAAGTTCGCATTCAAGCACTCAAAGAAGTGGTCCCGGCAGTATTCTTCTCTTTGCTTGTTATTGCTGCAGCATTTCTTCCTGTCTTCACTTTGCTGGAACAGGAAGGAAGGTTGTTCAAGCCACTGGCATTTACAAAGACTTTTACAATGGCGATTGCCGCTGTTTTGGCGTTGACTCTCGACCCCGCGATAAGATTACTCTTTATGAGGATGCATAACTTCACTTTTAAACCCAAATGGCTGGCCTGGTCTTTTAATCAGGTACTAGTCGGAAAATATTACAAAGAGGAAAGTCATCCCGTGAGCAAGGTGCTTTTTAAACTTTACGGACCGGTTTGCAGGTTTGTGTTAGATTATCCTAAAGCTACAATTGCTGCAGCTTTAGTTCTGGTACTGCTTACGATACCGGTATATATGAAGCTGGGTTCGGAGTTCATGCCGCCGCTGAATGAGGGCAGTATTCTGTACATGCCGACTACTCTCCCCGGAATATCGGTTACAGAGGCACGGAAACTTCTTCAGACACAGGATAAAATACTTAAAAGCATCCCTGAGGTGGAAAGTGTCTTTGGTAAAGCTGGAAGAGCCGAAACTGCGACAGATCCGGCGCCGTTTTCCATGATGGAGACGACTGTGGTCTTAAAGCCGGAGAGTGAATGGCGTAAAAATAAAAGATGGTACTCGGGACTGCCGGAACCAATGCAGAAATTATTCAGGCCGATATGGCGGGACAGGATAACCTGGGAAGAAATAATAAATGAGATGGATTCTAAAATGAAATTCCCCGGGGTCACGAATGCCTGGACGATGCCTATTAAAGCCAGGATAGATATGCTGACGACCGGAGTACGAACTCCTATAGGTATTAAAATATTTGGGGCGGATCTGCAGGAAATTGAAAAACTGGGAACAAATATTGAGATGCTTTTAAAAGATGTACAGGGGACCAGAAGCATTTATGCCGAGCGGGTTACCGGCGGGTATTTTGTTGACTTTGACCTGAAAAGAGAAAAACTTGCAAGATATGGGTTAAGCGTAAAAGAAGCAGAAGATATAATAATGACGGCGCTTGGAGGGGAGACAGTTACTACGGTTATAGCCGGGAGGGAAAGATATTCGGTCAATGTACGCTATGGGCGTGATTACAGGGATACCCTTGCAAAGTTCCGCCGTACACTGGTTACAACTATGTCGGGCGAGAATGTTCCGCTTGAAGAAATTGCTGATATCGGTATTAAGACAGGGCCGTCGATGATAAGGGATGAGAACGGAATGATGGCAGGATATGTTTACGTGGATATTACCGGCAGGGATGTAGGCAGTTATGTCGAAGAGGCAAAGAAAAGAGTGAATGAAAAATTAAAGCTGCCCGCCGGTTACTCTTTGATCTGGAGCGGTCAGTATGAGAATATGCTTCGCGTTAAAGAGCGC
The Candidatus Firestonebacteria bacterium RIFOXYD2_FULL_39_29 DNA segment above includes these coding regions:
- a CDS encoding cation transporter translates to MLERIVEFSAKNKILIIIFTLAAILFSVYAVKNIPLDAIPDLSDTQVIVYSKWDRSPDIIEDQVTYPIVSSLLGVPKVKAVRGFSDFGFSYVYIIFQDGTDIYWARSRVLEYLSKIQSKLPEGVSTELGPDATGVGWVYQYTLVDKSGKNDLSDLRSFQDWYMRYYLQSVPGVAEVASIGGFQKQYQVNIDPNALLSYKIPLMKVSDAVRANNNDTGGRLIEFSGAEYMIRGKGYIKNVADIEKIVVGRSMQGTPVLIKNIGKVVIGPDIRRGSADLNGEGDTVGGIVVIRHGENALNVINRVKAKLEEIKPSLPAGVEIVTAYDRSDLIHRAIETLKSQLFEEMLIVSLVIMLFLWHIPSAIVPIVTIPVSILLSFSLMFLFRIPINIMSLSGIAISIGVLVDGAIIEVENAYKKLELWKEGGEVGDPHEVRIQALKEVVPAVFFSLLVIAAAFLPVFTLLEQEGRLFKPLAFTKTFTMAIAAVLALTLDPAIRLLFMRMHNFTFKPKWLAWSFNQVLVGKYYKEESHPVSKVLFKLYGPVCRFVLDYPKATIAAALVLVLLTIPVYMKLGSEFMPPLNEGSILYMPTTLPGISVTEARKLLQTQDKILKSIPEVESVFGKAGRAETATDPAPFSMMETTVVLKPESEWRKNKRWYSGLPEPMQKLFRPIWRDRITWEEIINEMDSKMKFPGVTNAWTMPIKARIDMLTTGVRTPIGIKIFGADLQEIEKLGTNIEMLLKDVQGTRSIYAERVTGGYFVDFDLKREKLARYGLSVKEAEDIIMTALGGETVTTVIAGRERYSVNVRYGRDYRDTLAKFRRTLVTTMSGENVPLEEIADIGIKTGPSMIRDENGMMAGYVYVDITGRDVGSYVEEAKKRVNEKLKLPAGYSLIWSGQYENMLRVKERLKVIIPLTLFVIFLLLYMNTKSTVKTLIVLSAVPFSLVGAVWFLYFLGYNVSIAVWVGMIALLGLDAETGVFMLLFLDISYDDSVKRGKMKTYLDLEEAIMHGAVKRIRPKTMTVMAILMGLIPIMWAMGAGADLMKRIAAPMIGGVVTSFILELLVYPPIYAIWKWNFEMKKGKQEKQIQHEQ